Within the Orenia metallireducens genome, the region TCTCCAGTATCTTCAGCCCTGTTATAGTCGTTCCTCCAGGAGAAGTTACCATATCCTTTAATTGACCAGGATGATTTTCTGACTGTAAAACCATCTTAGCAGAACCAATAATTGTTTGCAATGCTAAAGACAGAGCATCGTTACGATTTAAACCAACATTGACCCCTGCATCTGATAAGGCCTCAATGATCAAATAGATATAAGCAGGACCACTTCCACTAAGCCCTGTTACAGCATCCATTAATTCCTCTTCAACCTCTAATACCATCCCTACAGTTTCAAAGATTTGATTAACCAGATTTTTATCCTCATCTTGAGCAAAAGCTCCTAAACAATAAGCTATCGCCCCTTCTCCAATCAAAGCAGGTGTATTTGGCATTAGACGGATAACCGATACCTTTTCCCTTAGATGCTTTTCTATCATCATAGTATTGATTCCTGCTGCTATAGAGAATAGTTTTTGAGATTTGCTAATATTCTTTCCTACCTTATCCAAAACTATAGGAATTATTTTAGGTTTAACAGCTAAAATTAGATAATCAACCCTCTCTACTATCTCTTGATTATCTGTAGTAGTTTCTAAAGCATACCTCTCTTTTAAATCCTTTAATCTCTCTTCTCTAATATCACTAATATATATTTGATTAGACTTAAATAACTCTGACTTAATCAACCCTTTAATTAGAGCTTCTGCCATAGCACCTGCCCCAATAAATCCTATTTTTTTACTAATCTTCATAAAGACTCTCCTTCTCCCCTTTAGATATACCGTCTGCTATAGATACAGAGTCATCGTTATAACTGTTCTTATTTTCAGAGACATTCTTATCTTTAGATTTATAGGTAATATTAATTGAACCTGGAGCAAATAAAAATACGCTATCTCCAATTTTCTCTACATTGCCATTTAAAGCATAAATTGCACCACTGATAAAGTCAATGATTCTAATAGAAAGTTGATGGTCCGTCTTACTTAAATTAAGTAATATCGGTTGATTATCCTTTAGCTTATCAACGATATGTTGAGCTTCATCAAAGCTTTCTGGCTCTATAATTAACATATCTTTAACCTGCGAAGGGCTAATAACCGAATTTAACTCCTGCTCTTCTAGCCTTTGATCAGCTTGGAATTTCTCTTTTCTTTCTAACCTAACTGCTGGATAATCTTCATCTTCTATCTCCTGTGGACTTAAAGAGAAAAATTGGTCAACTTTGTCTAATACGGTATTGATAAACTCCATTAATTATACTCCCTTTCTCCAAAGATTGCTGAACCAACTCTTAAGATTGTTGCACCTTCTTCAATAGCTACCTCTAAATCATTACTCATACCCATCGATAACTCTTTCATCTCTACGCCATCTATCTTCTCTGCTTCTATCTTCTCTGCTAATTCTCTTAACTTACGAAAATATGGTCTTACCTCTTCAGGATTATCACTATAAGGTGCAATTGTCATCAACCCTTTAACCTTTACATTCTCAAAACCGCTAATCTTCTTTACCATCTCAATTGCCTCTTTAGTATAGATTCCAAATTTATTATCATCCTGAGCAGTATTAACCTGAACTAGGATATTCATTATTCTTTCTTCTTGTTTGGCCCTTTTATTGATCTCCTTAGCCAACCTTAAACTATCAACTGAATGAATCAACTTACATCTAGGCATTCTAGCTAAATACTTCACCTTATTTCTCTGTAAATGCCCTATCATGTGCCATTCTACTTCTGAAGAGAACTTCTCATTCTTTTCCATTAGCTCCTGTACTCTACTTTCACCAAATTCAAGATAGCCTTTATCTAAAACTATCCTCATCTTATCTAAGGAGTGATATTTAGAGATAGGCAGTAATTTAACCTCTGAAAGCTCCCTTCCTGACCTTTTAGCAGCAACTTTAATTCTCTCTTCTATTTTTAATAATCTACTATTAATATCCTCCATACATAAAACCTCCTCTCTAAGTAATTCTATATCTATTATTCTTTTCCTGCAAAAAAAATACACCTATATAGGTGTATTTTTAGTTCAAGCTTAGAATTAAGCTCAAGTAAGAGCTTTAATTTATAAATACTCTTAAAACTAAATCTAAGAATTAGAGTTAATTATAATGAGCTTGCTGCAATCTCTGCTAATTGAGAGCGTTCCCCTTTATACAAGGTTATATGACCAACTAACGCCTTATCTTTTAATCTCTCTACAACATATGTTAAACCATTACTATTACTATCAAGATAAGGATGATCTATCTGATAAGGATCTCCTGTTAAGATAATCTTGGTGTTTTCCCCAGCACGGGTAATGATCGTCTTCAATTCATGGGGGGTTAAGTTCTGTGCCTCATCAACTATGATAAATTGATTTGGAATACTTCGACCACGAATATAGGTGATTGCTTCCATCTCAATTAAGCCCATCTCTTTCAAATCAGCCACAGCACTAGCTCCATTCTCATCTTTACCACCTACTAAAAATTCCATATTATCAAAGATGGGTCTCATCCAAGGAGCTAGCTTCTCATCTTTATCTCCTGGTAAGAAGCCTAAATCATTTCCCATAGGAACTATTGGTCTAGTTACAATCAATCGTTTATAGGATTTATCCTCTACGACCTTCTGTAACCCAGCTGCCAAAGCTAATAAAGTTTTTCCTGTTCCTGCTTTACCAACCAAAGTCACCAATTTAATATTATCATTTAATAACAACTCAAAAGCACATTTTTGTTCACGGTTACGAGGCTTTATTCCCCAGACATCAGTTGGATTAAAGATGAAAGGTATTAATCTGTTTTTACTTTCATCATAAGAGCATAATGCTGATTGAGAACCTCCAAACTCATCTTCTAAATTGATGAATTGGTTAGGATATAATCTTTCCTCTAAATCCAATTCATTTAATTCTAACTTTTTATCTTTAAATAAAGCATTTATCTTATCTGAAGGAACACTTATATTCTTTATTCCCGAATATAGTTCATCAATATTCACAGCATCAGTTGAATAGTCCTCTGCTGCAAGACCCATAGCATCTGCCTTAATTCTCATATTGATATCTTTAGTAACTAAAATAACAGGGATATTACCATCTCTTTGTAACCCCAAAGTAGTTGCCAAAATTCGATTATCAGGCTTATTAGGATCCAATCCTCTAGGCAACTCCGCTAGAAGTTGGTGATTAAATTCAACCTTAAGTCTACCACCTTTATCTAACTCTACACTATCACATAATTTTCCTTTTTTTCTTAGCTCATCCAAATATCTTGAGAATATTCTAGCATTACTACCTACTGAGTCTTGGCGCTTTTTCTGATTATCGACCTCTTCAATAACCACCATTGGAATGATAACTTGGTTATCTTCAAAAGAGAATATGGATTTTGGATCATGTAATATAACATTGGTATCTAAGACATAAATTTTTTCCACTAGTATTCCCCCTTAATCTTAATTAAGAATAACTTTAACACCTGGTCCTACTCCTTTAATTACTGCTTGGTCTGCTACTTCTCCTAAAAGCTCAACCTCTTTAAAATAATTTTTCGTATAACCATTAACCATAACACCTATCTTATCATCCTTTTTTGTTAGAGCAGAACTAGGAACTACTATTCCATGATACCTCTTTCTAATAATTTCAACAGCTGTTTTTCGTAAATCTATTAGCTCTGGAATAAATCTACTAAACTCTATAATCATAATATTTTGAGGCTTATCTAATAAGATTGAATTTATCTTGCCTACAAAATATTCTTCTAATGTTGGAAAAAAGACCTCTACATCAGTTCCTACTTCATAATTGATTAACTGATCTTGAGGTAATAAGACTGCCAGATAAAATTTAAAATTATCAATCATTTTAAAGATAGGTCTTCCCATATTAACCTTATCCCCTGAGCTAACAGGATTATATTTACCTTTTAAATTTATAAAGTGATCATAATTGAGATTCTTTAAATTATCTTCTCTTAGGGTCATCTCTAACCCATCTACCTTGTAGCTAAGTATTCCTGCATAATAATTATAGAGATTATCACTCTGATTATCATCATAAATTACTGCTATCTTGTTTCCAGTACTTATTCTAGCACCTTCAGAGAAATAAAGTTCAACCTCTCCACCTTGA harbors:
- the proC gene encoding pyrroline-5-carboxylate reductase; its protein translation is MKISKKIGFIGAGAMAEALIKGLIKSELFKSNQIYISDIREERLKDLKERYALETTTDNQEIVERVDYLILAVKPKIIPIVLDKVGKNISKSQKLFSIAAGINTMMIEKHLREKVSVIRLMPNTPALIGEGAIAYCLGAFAQDEDKNLVNQIFETVGMVLEVEEELMDAVTGLSGSGPAYIYLIIEALSDAGVNVGLNRNDALSLALQTIIGSAKMVLQSENHPGQLKDMVTSPGGTTITGLKILEREGVRSALYQAVEAATIKSKELRGEK
- a CDS encoding cell division protein SepF, whose protein sequence is MEFINTVLDKVDQFFSLSPQEIEDEDYPAVRLERKEKFQADQRLEEQELNSVISPSQVKDMLIIEPESFDEAQHIVDKLKDNQPILLNLSKTDHQLSIRIIDFISGAIYALNGNVEKIGDSVFLFAPGSINITYKSKDKNVSENKNSYNDDSVSIADGISKGEKESLYED
- a CDS encoding YggS family pyridoxal phosphate-dependent enzyme yields the protein MEDINSRLLKIEERIKVAAKRSGRELSEVKLLPISKYHSLDKMRIVLDKGYLEFGESRVQELMEKNEKFSSEVEWHMIGHLQRNKVKYLARMPRCKLIHSVDSLRLAKEINKRAKQEERIMNILVQVNTAQDDNKFGIYTKEAIEMVKKISGFENVKVKGLMTIAPYSDNPEEVRPYFRKLRELAEKIEAEKIDGVEMKELSMGMSNDLEVAIEEGATILRVGSAIFGEREYN
- a CDS encoding PhoH family protein, whose translation is MEKIYVLDTNVILHDPKSIFSFEDNQVIIPMVVIEEVDNQKKRQDSVGSNARIFSRYLDELRKKGKLCDSVELDKGGRLKVEFNHQLLAELPRGLDPNKPDNRILATTLGLQRDGNIPVILVTKDINMRIKADAMGLAAEDYSTDAVNIDELYSGIKNISVPSDKINALFKDKKLELNELDLEERLYPNQFINLEDEFGGSQSALCSYDESKNRLIPFIFNPTDVWGIKPRNREQKCAFELLLNDNIKLVTLVGKAGTGKTLLALAAGLQKVVEDKSYKRLIVTRPIVPMGNDLGFLPGDKDEKLAPWMRPIFDNMEFLVGGKDENGASAVADLKEMGLIEMEAITYIRGRSIPNQFIIVDEAQNLTPHELKTIITRAGENTKIILTGDPYQIDHPYLDSNSNGLTYVVERLKDKALVGHITLYKGERSQLAEIAASSL
- a CDS encoding HlyD family efflux transporter periplasmic adaptor subunit, coding for MRDFAKITSKVESTKFKKNNKLNATVFIRILLFLVICGLIVIFGINFFGYHSSKIATTTYQTIQDSIKTSGILIRRERVTFAPQGGEVELYFSEGARISTGNKIAVIYDDNQSDNLYNYYAGILSYKVDGLEMTLREDNLKNLNYDHFINLKGKYNPVSSGDKVNMGRPIFKMIDNFKFYLAVLLPQDQLINYEVGTDVEVFFPTLEEYFVGKINSILLDKPQNIMIIEFSRFIPELIDLRKTAVEIIRKRYHGIVVPSSALTKKDDKIGVMVNGYTKNYFKEVELLGEVADQAVIKGVGPGVKVILN